One Chaetodon trifascialis isolate fChaTrf1 chromosome 12, fChaTrf1.hap1, whole genome shotgun sequence DNA window includes the following coding sequences:
- the cfap210 gene encoding cilia- and flagella- associated protein 210: protein MSSLVQHGRRRGSSKRVSSEEEDSWTVQPPDLRQVTVLSKAEWLRIRDVLNGVNKDQDSLREAAKQREALHRQSEEVVKLWSNTFAGQRQKTLEAKRIQEEIEEEKRKLTDKEEAEYQEQKRKEAIEKAKTQLFYQTDRVRGLHSALMLTEVMKEREAQMELKQRIKSASKDVDRDFLDTVKTREDEALKQEQEKALQEKLERQAVAEDVKHQIKKNELVREQKKIEDKMDAEETQRLQELYQREQREEEERRAKQKRNLMQDHLEHLANRELIRALDMQRQEAEEEQRKLFLSAKQKMMKLQKDREAELQREAQMCREKIMNELTVTQQEQTVSEEQRSAKAIAEQEAKRAQQQQDEEEKRTTMLKAIIAHGEVMRQEKEQRDKTAKQKERDTLQAKREADRIFSEKQQLKDQQTKEHRRKLQDFNATQMAEKSARQQHLRREQLEFDKKNAELIAEEELQFQQYSQQVIDAAVEAKRNVFALCKAARQGDGAGFGLAATGVRPRYLVQDRTDAQMPKYVSAVTQNIKELNEAVDIQDSKMRLGFTW, encoded by the exons ATGTCATCGCTGGTTCAGCACGGCCGACGGAGAGGCTCCAGTAAGAGAG tgtCTTCAGAAGAGGAAGACAGCTGGACTGTCCAGCCACCAGATCTTCGGCAAGTCACTGTCTTATCCAAGGCCGAATGGCTGAGGATTCGAGATGTATTGAACGGGGTTAATAAAGACCAGGACAGTTTGAGAGAGGCGGCGAAACAGAGAGAGGCCCTGCATCGGCAGTCAGAAGAGGTGGTGAAACTGTGGTCCAACACTTTTGCT GGCCAAAGGCAAAAAACGCTAGAGGCGAAGAGGATTCAGGAGGAGattgaggaggagaaaaggaaactGACTGATAAAGAAGAGGCCGAATATCAGGAGCAGAAGCGGAAAGAGGCCATTGAAAAAGCCAAGACTCAGCTGTTTTATCAAACCGACCGTGTTAGAGGATTACAT AGTGCACTCATGCTGACAGAGGtgatgaaggagagggaggctCAGATGGAACTGAAGCAAAGAATCAAGAGCGCCTCAAAAGACGTGGACAGAGACTTCCTGGACACGGTGAAAACCAGAGAGGATGAAGCCTTGAAACAGGAGCAGGAGAAAGCGCTTCAGGAAAAGCTTGAGAGGCAGGCTGTTGCAGAGGACGTGAAACACCA GATCAAGAAAAATGAGCTGGTGAGAGAGCAAAAGAAGATTGAGGACAAGATGGATGCAGAGGAAACCCAACGTCTTCAAGAGCTCTATCAGCGGGagcaaagggaggaggaggaaagacgAGCAAAGCAGAAGAGAAACCTTATGCAGGATCACCTG GAACATCTCGCCAATAGGGAACTCATAAGAGCATTAGATATGCAAAgacaggaggctgaagaggagcaaaggaaactttttctctctgcaaaacaaaaaatgatgaagttacagaaagacagagaagcagaattGCAAAG AGAGGCCCAGATGTGCAGAGAGAAGATCATGAACGAACTAACAGTCACACAGCAGGAGCAAACTGTcagcgaggagcagaggagcgCAAAGGCTATCGCTGAGCAGGAAGCAAAACGggcacaacagcagcaggacgaggaggagaagaggaccACAATGCTGAAGGCGATCATTGCACACGGAGAAGTTATG AGACAAGAAAAGGAGCAGAGGGACAAGACAGCAAAACAGAAAGAGCGAGACACACTTCAGGCCAAGAGAGAGGCGGACAGGATATTTTCAGAGAAACAACAACTTAAGGATCAGCAGACTAAAGAACATAGAAGAAAATTACAAGACTTCAACGCAACACAAATG GCTGAGAAAAGTGCCAGGCAACAGCACCTGAGAAGGGAGCAGCTTGAGTTTGATAAGAAGAACGCAGAACTCATTGCTGAAGAGGAACTCCAGTTTCAGCAGTATTCACAGCAGGTCATCGACGCGGCGGTGGAGGCCAAGCGAAACGTGTTTGCACTCTGCAAAGCTGCGAGGCAGGGGGATGGAGCAGGCTTTGGCCTCGCAGCTACTGGAGTCAGACCACGTTACCTTGTTCAGGACCGTACCGATGCTCAGATGCCCAAATACGTCTCTGCTGTCACCCAGAACATCAAAGAGCTTAATGAGGCTGTAGATATTCAAGACTCAAAGATGAGGCTTGGGTTTACATGGTAA
- the ppig gene encoding peptidyl-prolyl cis-trans isomerase G, with protein sequence MGIKVQRARCFLDIGISNVLVGRVVVELFSDICPKTCENFRCLCTGEKGIGKGTQKPLHYKGCLFHRIVKDFMIQGGDFSEGNGRGGESIYGGFFEDESFAIKHNKEYLLSMANRGKDTNGSQFFITTKPSPHLDGVHVVFGHVISGQEVVQTMENQKTDPNSRPYADVKVLNCGELVPKSKAKKDEKKRERASSSSSSSSSNSESSSESSSDSEESEKESKKKKKKAKKLKKKRKKKDKKKPQAESVEEKEQEDLVTSTVRPEEIPPVPENRFLMRRSPQAAQKSKEEAEKDQRDKEQRPRESAASTYVSQSTYHRRLVMTRSGRKIKGRGPRWYRTPSRSRSRSRDRFRRSETPPHWRQEMHRQRMRAVTGERWIKGDKGDMNDAKDEAAKAPRRERRTSSTMHEPTAEGKKEKKSRSHRSKSKEDDTVEKDEKESKHKAKRRDKSQSRSKSREKSRRSKSREKAHKRRSDDRRGRSRSRDRNASKKEKESESDHNRDRNKGRESDKKQKEDHKGKDGEKTRTKSQSKERMTKDGHRSRSRSRNRDRSGPQVSKDKEEKRDKDRERGRERSRSQERRHNSEREKRRGSSRDKERRTRSPDRNKPRDSHRSRRSRSKSSKRDHSKDRSSHRKDRDREDANQKRRHSSSSESDREERRKRQKSPDSRRSGANSTSRSKDRRSPAKPRPDSTRGKDRNDSKRNKSSSSSSSDSD encoded by the exons ATGGGGATCAAGGTTCAGCGCGCTCGGTGCTTCCTGGATATTGGAATCAGTAATGTGCTCG TCGGCAGAGTTGTAGTGGAACTGTTTTCAGACATCTGTCCCAAAACTTGTGAAAACTTCAGATGCCTTTGCACAG GTGAGAAAGGCATCGGCAAAGGAACGCAGAAGCCTCTGCACTACAAAGGATGCCTGTTCCATCGAATCGTGAAAGACTTCATGATTCAAGGAGGAGACTTCAGCGAAG GAAATGGAAGAGGAGGCGAATCCATCTATGGAGGCTTTTTTGAAG ATGAAAGTTTTGCCATTAAACACAACAAGGAGTACCTGCTGTCAATGGCCAATAGGGGCAAAGATACAAATGGATCACAGTTTTTCAT AACAACGAAACCCTCGCCACATCTGGATGG TGTCCATGTGGTTTTCGGTCATGTGATTTCTGGCCAAGAGGTTGTTCAAACCATGGAGAACCAGAAAACCGATCCTAATAGCAGACCGTACGCTGATGTGAAAGTTTTGAACTGTGGAGAGCTCGTCCCAAAATCGAAag caaagaaagatgaaaaaaagagagagcgagcctcttccagctccagcagcagctctagCAACTCTGAGAGCTCATCGGAGTCCTCCTCTGATTCTGAAGAGTCAGAGAAAGagtccaagaagaagaaaaagaaggcgAAAAAGCTCAAGAAGAAACGGAAGAAGAAGGACAAGAAAAA GCCACAGGCTGAAAGCGTTGAAGAGAAGGAACAAGAAGACTTGGTTACATCTACTGTACGCCCTGAAGAAATTCCACCTGTCCCAGAGAATCGATTCCTCATGAGGAGGAGCCCGCAGGCGGCACAGAAGTCAAAAGAGGAGGCTGAAAAGGATCAGCGAGATAAGGAGCAACGGCCCAGAGAGAG TGCTGCCTCAACATATGTTTCTCAGTCAACATATCACAGAAGACTGGTGATGACCCGATCTGGGAGGAAGATAAAAGGCAGGGGTCCGAGG TGGTATCGAACTCCGTCGCGCTCTCGTTCAAGGTCCAGAGATCGTTTTCGCCGCAGTGAAACCCCTCCTCACTGGCGCCAGGAGATGCACCGTCAGAGGATGAGGGCAGTCACTGGAGAGCGCTGGATTAAGGGTGATAA AGGTGACATGAATGATGCCAAGGATGAGGCTGCTAAAGCTCCaagaagagagagacggacCTCCAGCACGATGCACGAACCCACAGCtgaggggaagaaagaaaagaaatctcGGTCACATAGATCCAAAAGCAAAGAAGACGACACTGTTGAGAAGGATGAGAAGGAAAGCAAACACAAGGCAAAGAGAAGGGATAAATCTCAGAgccgcagtaaaagcagagaaaagagtAGGAGGtcaaaaagcagagagaaggcTCACAAGCGCAGAAGTGATGACAGAAGAGGTCGCTCGAGGAGCAGAGACCGAAATGCTagtaagaaagaaaaggagtCCGAATCTGATCACAACAGAGATAGAAATAAAGGTCGTGAGTCTGATaagaagcagaaagaggacCACAAAGGAAAAGATGGTGAGAAAACTAGGACAAAGTCACAAAGCAAGGAAAGAATGACTAAAGATGGCCACCGGTCTAGAAGCAGGAGCAGGAACAGGGACAGGAGTGGACCTCAAGTATCAAAAGACAAGGAAGAAAAacgagacaaagacagagagagaggcagagagcgcAGCAGGAGTCAGGAAAGGCGACACAAcagtgagagggagaagaggcGAGGATCATCCAGGGATAAGGAACGTCGAACAAGAAGTCCAGACAGAAACAAGCCCAGAGACTCGCACAGAAGCAGGCGCTCCAGAAGCAAGAGTAGTAAGAGAGACCACAGCAAAGATCGGTCCTCTCATagaaaggacagagacagagaagacgCCAACCAAAAGAGAAGACatagcagcagctctgagagcgatagagaagagagaaggaagaggcaAAAGAGCCCAGATTCCAGACGGAGTGGAGCGAATAGTACCTCCAGATCCAAAGACAGACGAAGCCCGGCCAAACCAAGACCAGATAGCACAAGAGGCAAAGACCGCAACGACAGCAAGAGGAATAAATCGAGCTCTAGCTCAAGCTCTGACAGCGACTGA